A stretch of Aythya fuligula isolate bAytFul2 chromosome 1, bAytFul2.pri, whole genome shotgun sequence DNA encodes these proteins:
- the LOC116494431 gene encoding olfactory receptor 1020-like, with product MAGENQTRVTEFMLLGFSHGQPFLFVLFLVVYLVTLLGNLAILALVSLDPHLHNPMYFFLSHLSFLDICYSSVTVPKILSNVLHSQATISYCGCLAQMFFLMACAGAECALLAVMAYDRYAAICQPLHYVHTMSRGVCTVAAAGCWLWGMLDSAVHTLLASKLSFCGAAHLQHIFCDAPPLLRAACSNTHPVEAALHAASVFVGLSPFLFVIISYLRILAAVLGMPVASGLHKAFSTCSAHLLVVTLYFVTANLNYNRPNTGYSPVADTVVSALYCIVTPMLNPLIYSLRNQEVQRALQKALRGWGVWGSPGSNAGVVLAPHQLAVENL from the coding sequence ATGGCAGGAGAGAACCAGACTCGGGTGACAGAGTTCATGCTCCTGGGCTTTTCTCATGGCCAGCCCTTCCTCTTCGTCCTTTTTCTGGTTGTTTACCTGGTCACGCTTCTGGGGAATCTTGCAATACTTGCCCTTGTCTCCCTGGATCCTCATCTCCACAACCCTATGTACTTCTTCCTCAGCCATCTGTCCTTCTTGGACATCTGCTACTCATCAGTGACAGTACCCAAGATCTTGTCAAATGTGCTGCACTCACAGGCAACCATCTCCTACTGCGGGTGTCTGGCACAAATGTTCTTCCTGATGGCGTGCGCAGGAGCCGAGTGTGCACTCCTAGCTGTCATGGCCTATGATCGCTATGCAGCAATATGCCAGCCCCTGCACTATGTCCACACCATGAGCCGGGGTGTCTGCACAGTGGCAGCTGcgggctgctggctctggggtaTGCTGGATTCAGCTGTGCACACACTTCTGGCTTCTAAGCTGTCCTTCTGCGGGGCTGCCCATCTCCAGCACATCTTCTGTGATGCTCCCCCACTACTGAGGGCAGCATGCAGCAACACCCACCCTGTTGAAGCGGCACTCCATGCTGCTAGCGTTTTTGTGGGCCTCAGCCCCTTCCTGTTTGTCATCATCTCCTACCTCCGCATACTGGCTGCTGTCCTTGGGATGCCTGTGGCTTCTGGCCTGCACAAAGCCTTCTCCACTTGCTCTGCCCACCTGCTTGTGGTCACCCTGTACTTCGTAACAGCCAACCTGAACTACAACCGACCGAACACTGGCTACTCACCAGTGGCTGACACAGTGGTCTCTGCGCTGTACTGCATCGTCACCCCCATGCTGAATCCTCTCATCTACAGCCTCCGCAACCAGGAGGTGCAGAGGGCCCTGCAGAAAGCCCTGCGGGGATGGGGTGTGTGGGGCTCCCCAGGCAGCAATGCTGGTGTGGTGTTGGCCCCTCATCAGCTAGCTGTAGAAAATCTGTGA
- the NME6 gene encoding nucleoside diphosphate kinase 6, translating into MAAAGRCARPLQLTLALLKPDAVAHPLVLEAVHEIILSNRFLIVRAKELRCGREESRRFYREHAGRFFYQRLVEFMASGPMWAYILAHENAISLWRTLMGPTKVFRARNSVPDSIRGAYGLTDTRNTTHGSDSPASASREIAFFFPEFNEELWYQQEEPHLRCGQVYYNAEERVHCVFKDEETELT; encoded by the exons atggcggcggcggggcgctgcGCGAGGCCGCTGCAGCTGACGCTGGCGCTGCTGAAGCCGGACGCCGTGGCCCACCCgctggtgctggag GCCGTGCACGAGATCATCCTCAGCAACCGGTTCCTCATCGTGCGCGCCAAGGAGCTGCGCTGCGGGCGGGAGGAGAGCCGCCGCTTCTACCGGGAGCACGCGG GGCGGTTCTTCTACCAGCGGCTGGTGGAGTTCATGGCCAG TGGCCCTATGTGGGCTTATATCTTGGCTCATGAGAATGCTATCTCCCTCTGGAGAACCCTGATGGGACCCACCAAAGTATTCCGAGCCCGAAACAGTGTCCCAGATTCCATCCGAGGAGCTTATGGCCTCACTGACACCAGGAATACCACTCATGGCTCAG ATTCACCAGCATCAGCCAGCAGAGAAATTGCCTTCTTCTTCCCAGAGTTCAATGAAGAGCTCTGGTACCAGCAGGAGGAGCCACATCTACGCTGTGGTCAGGTGTATTACAATGCAGAGGAGCGTGTTCACTGTGTATTCAAGGATGAAGAAACAGAGTTGACCTGA
- the RABL2B gene encoding rab-like protein 2B: MAEAAAAEQAREEAAAGAEEAVKIICLGDSAVGKSKLLERFLLDGFRPQQLSTFALTLYKHRARVDGKPVLVDFWDTAGQERFQSMHASYYHKAHACIMVFDVQRKVTYKNLSSWYKELREFRPEIPCIVVANKIDADMKVTQKNFNFARKFSLPFYFVSAADGTNVVKLFNDAIKLAVAYKQNSGDFMDEVMRELESFDLEKKSENLSDKEESFPEEKPPSA; the protein is encoded by the exons atggcggaggcggcggcggcggagcagGCCCGGGAGGAGGCCGCGGCCGGCGCCGAGGAGGCCGTGAAGATCATCTGCCTGGGCGACAGCGCCGTGGGCAAGTCCAA GCTGCTGGAGAGGTTCCTGCTCGACGGATT CcgcccccagcagctctccaccTTCGCCCTGACGCTGTACAAGCACCGCGCTCGCGTGGACGGGAAGCCGGTCCTAGTGG ATTTCTGGGACACAGCTGGACAAGAGAGGTTCCAGAGTATGCATGCATCCTATTACCATAAAGCTCATGCTTGTATAATG GTGTTTGATGTGCAGCGAAAAGTCACCTACAAGAACCTGAGCAGCTGGTACAAGGAGCTGAGAGAATTCCGCCCAGAGATCCCTTGCATTGTGGTAGCCAACAAAATTGATG CGGATATGAAGGTGACCCAGAAAAATTTCAACTTTGCACGGAAGTTCAGTTTACCCTTTTACTTTGTGTCTGCTGCAGATGGCACTAATGTAGTGAAG CTCTTCAATGATGCTATCAAACTGGCAGTAGCTTATAAACAGAATTCAGGAGATTTCATGGATGAGGTCATGCGAGAACTGGAG AGCTTTGACCTTGAGAAGAAGAGTGAGAATTTGTCGGATAAGGAAGAGAGCTTTCCTGAAGAGAAGCCCCCATCTGCCTAA